The Chelatococcus sp. HY11 genome includes a window with the following:
- a CDS encoding efflux transporter outer membrane subunit yields the protein MTVCVVGPDYRVPPSIDTGIGWIRPVPKAPAPTDLTRWWTTLGDPELERLVDTALAENLDIRQAAARIDEARTLRDRAAGQQLPAVSAGASVNRRRQSENGPLPIGVIPGLEASQTIYDAGFDAAWELDLFGANRRALEGASARLQATEAEALGVRMRIAAEVARTWFEATGAREELRTQQATVATLQQTLDLMRSRAALGDVSGADVDAAYERWAAASAMLPGIEARQRGAVLGLGALLGSPPERELKLLDTAASTLTLPALPVGERADILRRRPDILAAERRLAASTADIGVTTAELFPKLSIGAGGGFQALSPGDWFDSSSSRFSILPLISWRLFDGGRVRAEIRAREAAQRQAALGYEQAVLTALGDAERTLGDYEAGLDALALRQAALEASRRSFRHAETRFTAGDIARVEWLAAQRLLHEAEIANVRAQTTAAVQLVALYKAIGGGWSAAEVTSSTPIS from the coding sequence TTGACCGTCTGCGTCGTCGGTCCCGACTATCGCGTGCCACCTTCCATTGATACGGGCATCGGCTGGATCCGGCCCGTTCCGAAGGCGCCTGCGCCAACGGACCTTACGCGCTGGTGGACAACACTTGGCGATCCTGAATTGGAGCGATTGGTCGACACCGCCCTCGCTGAAAACCTGGATATCCGCCAGGCGGCGGCGCGTATCGACGAAGCGCGCACGCTGCGGGATCGGGCCGCTGGTCAGCAACTGCCCGCTGTTTCCGCGGGCGCTAGCGTGAACCGGCGTCGGCAAAGTGAAAATGGCCCGCTGCCCATTGGCGTCATTCCCGGCCTCGAAGCGTCGCAGACAATCTACGATGCCGGTTTTGACGCGGCCTGGGAACTCGACCTGTTCGGCGCCAATCGGCGGGCGTTGGAAGGCGCAAGCGCCCGCTTGCAGGCAACGGAAGCCGAAGCGCTGGGCGTTCGCATGCGGATCGCGGCCGAAGTCGCCCGCACGTGGTTCGAGGCGACCGGCGCCAGAGAGGAATTGCGTACGCAGCAGGCGACGGTCGCAACCCTGCAACAGACCCTGGACCTCATGCGCAGCCGTGCCGCTCTCGGCGACGTTTCCGGTGCCGACGTGGATGCAGCCTATGAGCGATGGGCCGCGGCCAGTGCCATGCTACCAGGCATCGAGGCTCGACAGCGCGGGGCGGTGCTCGGTCTTGGCGCCCTGCTCGGCTCACCGCCGGAACGGGAACTAAAGCTGCTCGATACCGCCGCGTCGACCCTTACACTGCCGGCGCTGCCCGTGGGCGAACGTGCCGACATATTGCGTCGCCGCCCCGATATTCTGGCAGCCGAACGGCGGCTGGCCGCCAGCACCGCCGATATCGGCGTGACTACCGCGGAGCTGTTCCCCAAGCTGTCCATTGGCGCTGGGGGCGGATTCCAGGCGCTCAGTCCCGGCGACTGGTTCGACTCATCCAGCAGCCGCTTCTCCATCCTCCCACTCATTTCGTGGCGATTGTTCGATGGAGGCCGTGTGCGCGCAGAGATCCGTGCCCGGGAGGCTGCTCAGCGGCAGGCCGCGCTGGGCTATGAGCAGGCCGTACTGACAGCGCTGGGCGATGCGGAGCGCACTTTGGGCGACTATGAAGCGGGACTGGATGCGCTTGCACTTCGTCAAGCGGCGCTGGAGGCGTCACGCCGCAGCTTTCGTCATGCTGAAACGCGCTTTACTGCCGGCGACATCGCGCGAGTTGAATGGCTTGCGGCCCAGCGTCTCCTGCACGAGGCCGAAATTGCAAATGTGCGTGCGCAGACGACAGCTGCCGTTCAGTTGGTAGCATTGTACAAAGCGATCGGAGGCGGCTGGAGTGCGGCCGAAGTAACCTCATCCACCCCCATTTCGTAA